The Hymenobacter sp. 5317J-9 genome has a window encoding:
- a CDS encoding T9SS type A sorting domain-containing protein, producing the protein MNTSLHARRRGPLGWALLLLAALLLNRPTLAQTVDTYTLAASAGTFTPLPATATAVTTINSDDAITGAIPLGFNFVFDGVTYTQVYANSNGWISFNSSAPANGTAAYSNALATVSAASRPMVAPYWDDLDGVNGTASYQTTGTAGSRVFTFQWLNWRQHSATSAPQLSFQVQLVEGTNLVRFVYRPEPAAITSTASIGLAGAGTGSGSFLSLNNTSTAPVASSTTETSNIATVPAAGQTYTFTPAAPAACPAPRNLAATVTSNSAVLTYGVSNTPAGPFTILYGPTGFNPALPASSTNVYSTATATGTTFTLTGLTPLTGYQFYVTQNCGGTAGNSTRSSAGSFTTAAVAPANDDCAGAINVPVQFGGCTAPTVGNNTAATASTGAPAPTNCTTGGGTADYQGGDIWFKVTVPATGTVTLETSGTGGPVTDTGMAVYSGTCTTLNQIECDDDDSQNGLFSLIALTGRTPGEVLYVRVWEYGNDTFGPIGLCATSPSNCAVPTGPAAGNLTNTTAQLTWVAPAGTPGTYDVEYGPQGFTPGTGTSVTNISGTTTTLTGLTPSTTYCFYVRQNCGSTNGSSTFVGPICFTTPLTAPANDEPCGAITLGTTTITGSNVGATTSLQNGINIPACAPAAVPKDVWYAFTATAATRAMTVTGTAAGSVRVYTSPSCSAGPFTQVFCQAGPGNNQNVGPINITGLTVGTRYYVAISGYGSSDAPGTFTIAGTPTATRAQADTEALLVYPNPSNTGQLTLRLSGPTGAGQATLLNALGQTVRTQALNGTAEQTLSTRHLAAGLYTLRVTMGEQVLTRKVVLE; encoded by the coding sequence ATGAATACATCTTTACATGCGCGGCGGCGCGGGCCTTTGGGCTGGGCGCTGCTCTTGCTGGCGGCGCTGCTGCTTAACCGGCCCACCCTGGCCCAGACCGTTGATACGTATACCCTTGCGGCCAGCGCGGGCACGTTTACGCCATTGCCCGCTACGGCCACGGCCGTAACCACCATCAACTCCGACGACGCCATTACCGGAGCCATTCCGCTGGGCTTCAACTTTGTGTTTGACGGCGTTACGTACACGCAGGTGTACGCCAACTCCAACGGCTGGATTTCCTTTAACTCCTCGGCCCCTGCCAATGGCACGGCGGCCTACAGCAACGCCCTGGCCACGGTGAGCGCAGCTTCGCGGCCCATGGTGGCGCCGTACTGGGACGACCTAGACGGCGTCAACGGCACAGCTTCGTACCAGACCACGGGCACGGCCGGTAGCCGCGTCTTCACTTTTCAGTGGCTGAACTGGCGCCAGCACAGCGCTACATCGGCCCCACAGCTGTCGTTCCAAGTGCAGCTGGTGGAAGGCACCAACCTAGTTCGCTTTGTATATCGCCCCGAGCCGGCGGCTATCACCAGCACGGCCTCCATCGGCCTAGCCGGCGCAGGCACCGGCAGCGGCTCGTTCCTGTCGCTGAACAACACGAGCACGGCGCCAGTGGCTAGCTCTACCACCGAAACCAGCAACATTGCCACGGTGCCGGCTGCCGGCCAGACCTACACCTTCACGCCAGCCGCACCCGCGGCCTGCCCCGCTCCGCGCAACTTGGCCGCTACCGTGACCAGCAACTCGGCGGTGCTGACCTACGGGGTATCCAACACGCCGGCGGGCCCCTTCACCATTCTGTACGGCCCCACGGGCTTCAACCCGGCTTTGCCGGCTTCGTCCACCAACGTGTACTCGACGGCCACGGCCACCGGCACCACGTTCACCCTCACCGGCCTGACGCCCCTGACGGGCTACCAGTTCTACGTGACGCAAAACTGCGGCGGCACGGCCGGCAATAGCACCCGCTCCAGCGCAGGCAGCTTCACGACGGCCGCTGTGGCGCCCGCCAACGACGACTGCGCCGGCGCCATCAACGTGCCCGTTCAGTTTGGGGGCTGCACGGCGCCCACCGTGGGCAACAACACGGCCGCCACGGCTTCGACGGGCGCCCCGGCTCCGACGAACTGCACCACCGGCGGCGGCACGGCCGACTACCAGGGCGGCGACATCTGGTTTAAGGTGACGGTACCGGCCACGGGCACCGTGACGCTCGAAACCTCGGGCACGGGCGGCCCCGTTACCGACACCGGCATGGCCGTGTACTCGGGCACCTGCACCACCCTCAACCAGATTGAGTGCGACGACGACGACAGCCAGAACGGCCTGTTTTCGCTCATCGCCCTGACGGGCCGCACGCCGGGCGAAGTGCTCTACGTACGGGTATGGGAGTACGGCAACGACACGTTTGGCCCCATTGGCCTGTGCGCCACCTCGCCCTCGAACTGCGCGGTGCCCACCGGCCCCGCCGCCGGCAACCTCACCAACACCACGGCCCAGCTGACGTGGGTGGCGCCCGCCGGCACGCCCGGCACCTACGATGTTGAGTATGGCCCGCAGGGCTTTACGCCAGGCACCGGTACTTCAGTAACCAACATTTCGGGCACCACCACCACGCTCACCGGCCTCACCCCCAGCACCACCTACTGCTTCTACGTGCGCCAGAACTGCGGCTCCACCAACGGCAGCAGCACGTTTGTAGGCCCCATCTGCTTCACCACGCCGCTCACGGCCCCGGCCAACGACGAGCCCTGCGGTGCCATCACGCTGGGCACCACCACCATCACGGGTTCCAACGTGGGCGCCACCACCAGCCTCCAGAACGGCATCAACATTCCGGCTTGCGCGCCGGCCGCCGTACCTAAGGACGTATGGTACGCCTTCACCGCCACCGCCGCCACCCGCGCCATGACCGTCACGGGCACGGCCGCCGGCTCGGTGCGCGTGTACACGTCGCCGAGCTGCTCGGCGGGTCCGTTCACGCAGGTGTTCTGCCAGGCTGGCCCCGGCAACAACCAGAACGTGGGCCCCATCAACATCACGGGCCTGACGGTGGGCACGCGCTACTACGTGGCCATCAGCGGCTACGGCAGCTCCGACGCCCCCGGCACCTTCACCATTGCCGGCACGCCCACGGCCACCCGCGCCCAGGCCGATACCGAAGCGCTGCTGGTGTACCCCAACCCGAGCAACACCGGCCAGCTCACGCTGCGCCTGAGCGGCCCCACGGGCGCTGGCCAGGCTACGCTGCTGAATGCGCTGGGTCAGACCGTGCGCACCCAGGCCCTGAACGGCACTGCTGAGCAGACGCTTTCGACCCGCCACCTGGCCGCCGGCCTCTACACGCTGCGCGTGACCATGGGCGAACAGGTGCTCACCCGCAAGGTGGTGCTGGAATAG
- a CDS encoding gliding motility-associated C-terminal domain-containing protein has protein sequence MRKIIHSFTLLLFACGLLLGSAQEARASHLLGGDMTYVSLGNNQYRVKFRLYRDCSGITPSANDFVLSCRNGGCNATATVTAQFVQQGAVEAGNPFCSAVSSGPCQGPAGLPNYDVYNYLATVTLTPGNWTLSTFSNARPTLANVQAGDMYVEATLDNRNQGTTAVANNSPQFDPQDIPIQYVCWKQNTTITYSATEPDGDSVVYSLAAPLRACGTPVTYNTFPGSARVTKILSQNPLCVYDFPGLPTGLYSPTNPIQLGFDTVGTCPVKTGVVRTLTFNQQARTLSFVPGVFDATALPNSGNNKYQIAVLITEYRRINGVRRVIGTVRREANIIVIDCGPNTTPNPVTATPVTPKSGTQTVNTTDTTRIDVRTCNYSRVELNFTDPDNLKTPSANQLLTVTLPANINTDPNLLDSGDVGTFSLTGNGTTNPRGVFFFQPSPTTLGRTIRLNIRVEDNNCPIKGVQNRVVVIRIYKGFVATASAIVGATGIGNTTPASNAICPGGSLTLQGGVVRPDSIRRIATNTTQAQVYTYQWSVANAGGNGLPAVTTTQQIVVSPTVTTRYRLTASPTLGFAQGSCGDTTSILVRVVPQPVVTASSSVPSACTGTSVTLRATATRPTGTGSNLNDTYTYTWTGPGLPAAGTTTTNTSIPVTLNTLGANTYTVTARGASPYACTATSTVQVQGLAVITAKFAADSTGAAGKYDNRPPVTFTFTNQTTPVVGAAGAPTTYAWTYQRFKDLSNSPVADPVVNFSSAAAPAPLKLTQAGYYRVRLTTSVTGSNNPCGTLVAERIVFVPDLQVPNIITPNGDGQNDVFRISSVNSTTSKVEIFNRWGRKVYEQTNYANNWGADNQPAGVYYYLLTDNKGVQTKGWVEVVR, from the coding sequence ATGAGAAAAATAATACACTCCTTCACCCTGCTGCTCTTCGCGTGCGGCCTGCTTTTGGGCAGCGCGCAGGAAGCACGGGCGTCGCACTTGTTGGGCGGCGACATGACCTACGTCTCGCTGGGCAATAACCAGTACCGCGTTAAGTTCCGCCTGTACCGCGACTGCTCCGGCATCACGCCCAGCGCCAACGACTTCGTGCTCTCCTGCCGCAACGGTGGCTGCAACGCCACGGCTACGGTCACGGCGCAGTTCGTGCAGCAGGGCGCCGTGGAAGCGGGCAACCCTTTCTGCTCCGCCGTCTCGTCCGGCCCGTGCCAGGGCCCGGCAGGCCTGCCCAACTACGATGTGTACAACTACCTGGCGACCGTGACCCTGACGCCGGGCAACTGGACGCTGAGCACCTTCTCCAACGCCCGCCCCACGCTGGCCAACGTGCAAGCCGGCGACATGTACGTGGAAGCCACCCTCGACAACCGCAACCAGGGCACGACCGCCGTGGCCAACAACTCGCCCCAGTTCGACCCCCAGGACATTCCGATTCAGTACGTGTGCTGGAAGCAGAACACGACCATCACCTACTCGGCCACTGAGCCCGACGGCGACTCTGTAGTGTACTCCCTGGCCGCCCCCCTGCGCGCCTGCGGCACCCCCGTTACATACAACACCTTCCCCGGCAGCGCGCGAGTGACCAAAATTCTGAGTCAGAATCCTCTCTGCGTGTATGACTTCCCGGGCTTGCCGACCGGCCTCTACAGCCCGACCAACCCCATTCAGCTCGGCTTCGACACGGTGGGCACCTGCCCTGTGAAGACTGGGGTGGTGCGCACGCTTACCTTCAACCAGCAGGCCCGTACCCTCTCCTTTGTACCGGGCGTTTTCGACGCCACGGCTCTGCCGAACTCGGGCAACAACAAGTACCAAATTGCCGTGCTCATCACCGAGTACCGTCGCATCAACGGCGTGCGTCGCGTCATCGGCACGGTGCGTCGCGAGGCCAACATCATCGTAATTGACTGCGGCCCGAACACCACGCCCAATCCCGTGACGGCCACGCCGGTAACGCCCAAGTCGGGTACCCAGACCGTGAACACGACTGATACCACGCGTATCGACGTGCGGACCTGCAACTACTCGCGTGTGGAGTTGAACTTCACCGACCCCGATAACCTGAAGACGCCCAGCGCCAACCAGCTGCTGACCGTGACGCTGCCCGCCAACATCAACACCGACCCCAACCTGCTGGATTCGGGCGATGTGGGTACTTTCAGCCTGACCGGCAACGGCACCACCAACCCCCGCGGCGTGTTCTTCTTCCAGCCCTCGCCCACCACGCTGGGCCGCACCATCCGCCTCAACATCCGCGTTGAGGACAACAACTGCCCCATCAAGGGCGTGCAAAACCGCGTAGTGGTAATTCGCATCTACAAAGGCTTTGTAGCCACGGCTTCGGCTATTGTGGGTGCCACGGGCATCGGCAACACCACGCCGGCGTCGAACGCCATCTGCCCCGGTGGCTCGCTCACGCTGCAAGGCGGTGTGGTACGTCCCGACTCGATTCGTCGCATCGCCACCAACACCACCCAGGCCCAGGTATACACTTACCAGTGGTCGGTAGCCAACGCCGGTGGCAACGGCCTGCCCGCTGTGACCACCACCCAGCAGATTGTGGTGAGCCCCACCGTGACGACCCGCTACCGCCTCACGGCTTCGCCCACGCTGGGCTTTGCTCAGGGCTCTTGTGGCGACACCACTTCTATCTTGGTGCGCGTGGTGCCCCAGCCTGTGGTGACGGCTTCCTCTTCCGTTCCATCAGCTTGCACGGGCACGTCGGTGACGTTGCGTGCCACGGCTACCCGCCCCACCGGCACCGGCAGCAACCTGAATGACACCTACACCTACACCTGGACGGGCCCGGGTCTGCCAGCGGCCGGCACCACCACAACCAATACCTCCATCCCCGTTACTCTTAACACGCTGGGTGCCAATACTTACACCGTGACTGCCCGCGGCGCTTCGCCCTATGCGTGCACCGCCACTTCCACCGTGCAGGTGCAGGGCCTGGCCGTTATCACCGCCAAGTTCGCGGCTGACTCGACGGGCGCCGCCGGTAAGTACGACAACCGCCCGCCGGTGACCTTCACCTTCACCAACCAGACCACGCCGGTTGTGGGCGCGGCCGGTGCCCCTACCACGTATGCCTGGACGTACCAGCGCTTCAAGGACCTGAGCAACTCTCCTGTGGCCGACCCCGTCGTGAACTTTAGCTCGGCAGCTGCTCCGGCTCCGCTGAAGCTCACCCAGGCTGGTTACTACCGTGTGCGCCTCACCACGTCGGTGACCGGCTCGAACAACCCCTGCGGCACGTTGGTGGCTGAGCGCATCGTGTTTGTACCCGACCTGCAGGTGCCGAACATCATCACGCCGAACGGCGATGGCCAGAACGACGTCTTCCGCATCTCGTCGGTCAACAGCACGACCAGCAAGGTGGAAATCTTCAACCGCTGGGGCCGCAAGGTGTACGAGCAAACCAACTACGCCAACAACTGGGGCGCCGACAATCAGCCCGCTGGCGTGTACTACTACCTGCTCACCGACAACAAAGGCGTGCAGACCAAAGGCTGGGTAGAAGTGGTGCGCTAA
- a CDS encoding cation diffusion facilitator family transporter has protein sequence MNHSTTKRRFGLLSLGVSVGLVAVKFYAYYLTRSQAVLTDALESIINVFTSGFALYSLYLTSLPKDENHPYGHGKIENLSLGFEGGLIFMAGAFILYHASRGLLHPHPVARPDWGVALLASTAVVNLGVGLILVRAGKRLKSVALVGDGQHLYIDALTSIVSSGALVLVAATGIVRFDSGAALLLGGFILVNGWRMLRRSVSGLMDETDTAIVAEVIAELQAQRRAPWIDVHNLRVQRYGANLHIDCHMQMPYYFTLEEVHSQLFDIEELIKARFAVDVEMFVHADPCTFAACSLCLMAECPVRVHPFRHEVPWTIQNAIKNERHRLA, from the coding sequence ATGAATCATTCCACCACCAAGCGCCGCTTTGGCTTGCTGTCCCTCGGGGTCAGCGTCGGGTTGGTCGCCGTCAAGTTTTACGCCTACTACCTCACCCGCTCCCAGGCCGTGCTCACCGATGCGTTGGAGAGCATCATCAACGTGTTTACGAGCGGGTTTGCCCTCTACAGCCTTTACCTCACCAGCCTGCCCAAGGACGAAAACCACCCTTACGGCCACGGCAAAATCGAGAACCTGTCGCTGGGCTTTGAGGGTGGGTTGATTTTCATGGCCGGCGCCTTCATCCTGTACCATGCCTCGCGCGGGCTGCTACACCCCCACCCCGTGGCGCGGCCCGACTGGGGCGTGGCGCTGCTGGCCAGCACTGCGGTGGTGAACCTGGGGGTGGGCCTCATCCTGGTGCGCGCCGGCAAGCGCCTGAAATCGGTGGCGCTGGTGGGCGATGGGCAGCACCTCTACATCGATGCCCTCACGTCCATTGTCTCGTCGGGGGCGCTGGTGCTGGTGGCGGCCACCGGCATTGTCCGGTTCGACTCCGGCGCGGCCCTGCTGCTGGGCGGCTTCATTCTGGTGAACGGCTGGCGCATGCTCCGCCGCTCAGTGTCGGGGCTGATGGACGAGACCGATACGGCCATCGTGGCTGAGGTTATTGCCGAACTGCAAGCCCAGCGCCGGGCCCCCTGGATAGACGTGCACAACCTGCGCGTGCAGCGCTACGGCGCCAACCTGCACATCGACTGCCACATGCAAATGCCTTACTACTTCACCCTCGAAGAAGTGCATTCGCAGCTGTTCGACATCGAGGAGCTCATCAAGGCGCGGTTTGCGGTCGATGTGGAAATGTTCGTGCACGCCGACCCCTGCACGTTCGCCGCCTGCTCGCTGTGCCTCATGGCCGAGTGCCCGGTGCGCGTACACCCCTTCCGCCACGAAGTACCCTGGACCATTCAGAACGCCATCAAAAACGAGCGCCACCGCCTCGCTTAA
- a CDS encoding Nramp family divalent metal transporter, protein MEAGWRHPRRANSLSEVYASIKVPGADASFWRKLMAFWGPGLMVAVGYMDPGNWATDLAGGSRYGYTLLSVVLISNLFAMLLQHLAAKLGIVTGRDLAQACRDHYSRPVSLMLWFLCEIAIAACDLAEVIGSAIALNLLFGLPLAWGVVLTTLDVLVVLFFQNKGFRIIESIVAGLTVLIFGCFLYEIIVSRPDWVALAHGLVPQPKVITTPGMLYVAIGILGATVMPHNLYLHSSIVQTRAIEQTEAGKRMAIKFATIDSTVALFVAFFINAAILILAAAAFNHHGMYEVAKIQDAYKLLAPVLGAGAASVLFAVALLASGQNSTLTGTLAGQIVMEGFLDLKLRPWVRRLITRMVAVVPALVVAIVYGESGTEKLLVFSQVILSMQLSFAVVPLVLFTSSRAKMGVFVNRPAVRVLAWSVSAIILALNAYLLWQTAVG, encoded by the coding sequence ATGGAAGCCGGCTGGCGCCACCCGCGCCGGGCCAATTCCCTGAGCGAGGTGTACGCCAGCATCAAGGTGCCGGGCGCCGATGCTTCCTTTTGGCGGAAGCTGATGGCTTTTTGGGGACCGGGCCTGATGGTGGCCGTGGGCTACATGGACCCCGGCAACTGGGCCACCGACCTGGCCGGCGGCTCGCGCTACGGCTACACGCTGCTGTCGGTGGTGCTGATTTCCAACTTGTTTGCCATGCTGCTCCAGCACCTGGCCGCCAAGCTGGGCATTGTGACGGGCCGCGACCTGGCCCAGGCCTGCCGCGACCACTACTCGCGCCCCGTGAGCCTGATGCTGTGGTTTTTGTGTGAAATCGCCATTGCGGCCTGTGACCTAGCCGAAGTCATCGGTTCGGCCATTGCGCTGAACCTGCTATTTGGGCTGCCGCTGGCTTGGGGCGTGGTGCTCACCACGCTGGACGTGCTGGTGGTGCTGTTTTTTCAAAACAAAGGCTTCCGCATCATCGAAAGCATCGTGGCGGGCCTTACGGTGCTCATTTTTGGGTGCTTTCTCTACGAAATAATTGTGTCGCGGCCCGATTGGGTGGCGCTGGCGCACGGGCTGGTGCCGCAGCCCAAGGTCATCACCACGCCGGGCATGCTATACGTGGCCATTGGCATTCTGGGCGCTACCGTGATGCCGCACAACCTCTACCTGCACTCCAGCATCGTGCAAACGCGGGCCATTGAGCAGACCGAGGCCGGCAAGCGCATGGCCATCAAGTTTGCTACCATCGACTCGACGGTGGCTTTGTTTGTGGCATTTTTCATCAATGCGGCCATTCTTATTCTGGCCGCGGCCGCCTTCAACCACCACGGCATGTATGAGGTGGCCAAAATACAGGATGCTTACAAGCTGCTGGCGCCGGTGCTGGGGGCGGGTGCGGCCAGCGTGCTGTTTGCGGTAGCGCTGCTGGCGTCGGGCCAAAACTCGACCTTGACCGGGACGCTGGCCGGGCAAATTGTGATGGAGGGCTTTCTCGACCTGAAGCTGCGGCCTTGGGTGCGGCGCCTTATCACGCGCATGGTGGCCGTGGTGCCGGCGCTGGTGGTGGCCATAGTGTATGGCGAAAGCGGAACTGAGAAGCTGCTGGTTTTCAGTCAGGTAATACTGTCGATGCAACTCAGCTTTGCGGTGGTGCCGCTGGTGCTTTTCACCAGCAGTCGGGCCAAGATGGGCGTGTTTGTGAACCGGCCCGCGGTGCGGGTGCTGGCGTGGTCGGTGTCGGCCATCATTCTGGCGCTGAATGCCTACCTGCTCTGGCAAACTGCTGTGGGCTAG
- a CDS encoding TonB-dependent receptor, whose protein sequence is MKHLLLALLLLPQLLCAQTGTLRGTVRDEQRRPVPFASVVLPAASIGATADGDGHFEIAAVPAGPARLVASAVGYTTATRAATVATGGATEVQFVLAPAAAALADVVVTGVSRATEVRRSPVPIATLGRREISLNANTNVIDAAVRGIPGLSAVTTGPNVSKPFIRGLGYNRVLTLYNGLRQEGQQWGDEHGVEVDGYDIERVEVVKGPASLLYGSDAVAGVVNLLPALPSGPEGELHGDALAEHQSNNGLVGNSLGLNYQKNGFQTSFRASHRLARDYRNSVDGLVYNTGFRELTLTGMAGVSKAWGSSHWYLTLYDNRQEIPDGSRDSLSRRFTRQVFESGLDDIKNRPLVSDEDLHSYTIAPLHQRIRHYRVFTKTQVRLGGGELHLLLGAQQNQREEFNHPTAPAQAGLALRLSTYTYDVRYHLPAWHGLEASLGSNGMGQLNRHQNATDFPIPNYDLLDAGGFLLLKKAFGKLEVSGGMRYDTRLVTWSDFYVAPNPATGFDGASGPRTPDAALQFPAFRQRYRGVSASLGASYVATERLTLRANLARGYRAPNIPEIGSNGLDPGAHIVYLGNRSFQPEFSWQQDVGVLWHQPELDASVELFHNYVQNFIYQGRLLNAAGQPVVIVPGNTTYQFQQAAARLYGLEASLNWRPAALPWLAWNSSAAYVNGQNAASTAPEHLAAAARYLPLIPPLRARTEVRVTLPAQAGRLTGTYFRATVDGSAVQNRFYALDNTETATAGYALLGLGAGTTYANRAGRGVAQLIVQVDNVFDTAYQAHLNRLKYFEYYAGSPTGRTGIYNPGRNVGVKVLVPF, encoded by the coding sequence ATGAAACACCTGCTACTTGCGCTGCTGTTACTGCCGCAGTTGCTGTGCGCCCAGACCGGCACGCTGCGCGGCACCGTGCGCGACGAGCAGCGGCGGCCCGTGCCCTTTGCCAGCGTGGTGCTGCCGGCCGCAAGCATAGGTGCTACCGCTGATGGCGATGGACATTTCGAAATAGCCGCCGTGCCGGCCGGCCCGGCGCGGCTGGTGGCCAGCGCGGTGGGCTACACCACGGCCACGCGCGCCGCCACAGTGGCCACGGGCGGGGCAACGGAAGTGCAATTCGTGCTCGCGCCCGCCGCCGCGGCCCTCGCCGATGTGGTGGTGACGGGCGTGAGCCGGGCCACCGAAGTGCGGCGCAGCCCCGTGCCCATTGCCACGCTGGGCCGCCGCGAAATCAGCCTCAACGCCAACACCAACGTGATTGACGCCGCCGTGCGTGGCATTCCGGGCCTGAGCGCCGTCACGACGGGCCCCAACGTGTCGAAGCCTTTTATTCGGGGCCTGGGCTATAATCGCGTGCTGACCCTCTACAACGGCTTGCGCCAGGAAGGCCAGCAGTGGGGCGACGAGCACGGCGTGGAAGTCGACGGCTACGACATCGAGCGGGTGGAAGTAGTCAAGGGCCCCGCTAGTCTGCTTTATGGTTCCGATGCCGTGGCCGGCGTGGTGAACCTGCTGCCCGCCCTGCCCAGCGGCCCCGAGGGCGAGCTGCACGGCGATGCGTTGGCCGAGCATCAGTCAAACAACGGCTTGGTGGGCAATTCGCTGGGGCTGAACTACCAAAAAAATGGCTTTCAAACCAGTTTTCGGGCCAGCCACCGCCTGGCGCGCGACTATCGCAACAGCGTGGACGGCCTGGTATATAACACCGGCTTTCGGGAGCTGACGCTGACCGGAATGGCCGGCGTGAGCAAGGCCTGGGGTAGCTCGCATTGGTACCTCACGCTCTACGACAACCGCCAGGAAATCCCGGATGGCAGCCGCGACTCGCTCAGCCGCCGCTTCACGCGGCAGGTGTTTGAAAGTGGGCTGGATGACATCAAGAATCGTCCGCTGGTGAGCGACGAAGACCTGCATTCCTACACCATTGCGCCGCTGCACCAGCGCATTCGCCACTACCGGGTGTTCACCAAAACGCAGGTGCGCCTGGGGGGCGGCGAGCTGCACCTGCTGCTGGGCGCCCAGCAAAACCAGCGCGAAGAGTTCAACCACCCCACGGCGCCAGCCCAGGCGGGCCTGGCCCTGCGCCTCAGCACCTACACCTACGACGTGCGCTACCACCTGCCCGCCTGGCACGGCCTCGAAGCCAGCTTGGGCAGCAATGGGATGGGCCAACTCAACCGCCACCAGAACGCCACCGATTTTCCCATTCCCAACTACGATTTGCTGGACGCTGGCGGCTTTTTGCTGCTGAAGAAGGCCTTTGGCAAGCTGGAAGTGAGCGGCGGCATGCGCTACGACACCCGGCTGGTGACGTGGTCAGATTTTTACGTGGCGCCCAATCCTGCCACTGGTTTCGATGGCGCCAGCGGGCCCCGTACGCCCGACGCCGCGCTGCAATTTCCGGCGTTTCGGCAGCGCTACCGGGGCGTGTCGGCCAGCCTGGGGGCCAGCTACGTGGCCACCGAGCGCCTCACGCTGCGCGCCAATCTGGCCCGCGGCTACCGCGCCCCCAACATCCCCGAAATCGGCTCCAACGGCCTCGACCCCGGCGCCCACATTGTGTACCTCGGCAACCGGAGCTTTCAGCCGGAATTTAGCTGGCAGCAGGACGTGGGCGTGCTCTGGCACCAGCCCGAGCTCGACGCTTCGGTGGAGCTGTTCCACAACTATGTGCAGAACTTCATCTACCAAGGCCGCTTGCTGAACGCCGCCGGCCAGCCCGTCGTCATCGTGCCGGGCAACACCACCTACCAATTTCAGCAGGCTGCCGCCCGCCTCTACGGCCTCGAAGCCAGCCTGAACTGGCGCCCGGCCGCCTTGCCCTGGCTGGCCTGGAACAGCAGCGCTGCTTACGTGAACGGCCAAAACGCCGCCTCGACGGCGCCCGAGCACCTGGCCGCAGCAGCGCGCTACCTGCCCCTCATTCCGCCGCTGCGGGCGCGTACGGAGGTGCGCGTCACGCTGCCGGCGCAGGCGGGCCGGCTCACGGGTACCTACTTCCGGGCCACCGTGGACGGCAGCGCGGTCCAAAACCGTTTCTACGCCCTCGACAACACCGAAACCGCCACCGCCGGCTACGCGCTGCTGGGCCTGGGCGCGGGCACCACCTACGCCAACCGCGCCGGCCGCGGCGTGGCGCAGCTCATTGTGCAGGTTGATAACGTGTTCGATACGGCCTACCAGGCCCACCTCAATCGGCTGAAATACTTCGAATACTACGCCGGCTCGCCCACCGGCCGCACGGGCATCTACAACCCCGGCCGCAACGTGGGCGTGAAAGTGCTGGTGCCGTTTTAG
- a CDS encoding transporter → MKHFFWLLILLPTFARAQAEHKPTPYDSAHFSWRKPVPRNRLRELQPDRPGITESPFTVDAGHAQVEMDLLRLRNSGTGDEQRERELHVAYTMLKLGLSRRTDLQLEVPLYAIAKQRTTEASDWEERHAGFGDLTLRVKHNFIGDDQQGKFAMAVIGYARLPSGGAVGEGAPEYGVVLPVDIELSDKANLEAQLETDLNYDRDQDQRYLRFVPSTALEYDFTEKLGLVTEAVAMWNTEQRRWQASANIAPIFKLTPNLQLDLGTHLALSRLSDHEYFVGFTFRR, encoded by the coding sequence ATGAAGCACTTTTTCTGGCTGCTTATCCTGCTGCCCACTTTCGCCCGGGCGCAGGCCGAACACAAACCCACGCCCTACGACTCGGCCCATTTCAGCTGGCGCAAGCCCGTGCCCCGCAACCGCCTGCGCGAACTGCAGCCCGACCGCCCCGGCATCACCGAGAGCCCCTTCACGGTGGATGCCGGCCACGCTCAGGTGGAAATGGACCTGCTGCGCCTCCGCAACAGCGGCACCGGCGATGAACAGCGCGAACGGGAGCTGCACGTGGCCTACACCATGCTCAAGCTGGGCCTGAGCCGGCGCACCGACCTGCAGCTGGAAGTGCCGCTCTACGCCATTGCCAAGCAGCGCACCACCGAGGCCAGCGACTGGGAAGAGCGCCACGCCGGCTTCGGCGACCTCACCCTGCGCGTCAAGCACAACTTCATTGGCGACGACCAGCAGGGCAAGTTTGCCATGGCCGTGATTGGCTACGCGCGCCTGCCCAGCGGCGGCGCGGTGGGGGAGGGCGCCCCCGAATACGGCGTGGTGCTGCCCGTCGACATTGAGCTCAGCGACAAGGCCAACCTCGAAGCCCAGCTGGAAACCGACCTCAACTACGACCGCGACCAGGACCAACGCTACCTGCGCTTTGTGCCCTCCACCGCCTTGGAATACGACTTCACGGAAAAGCTGGGCCTCGTGACCGAAGCCGTGGCCATGTGGAACACCGAGCAGCGCCGCTGGCAGGCTTCGGCCAACATTGCCCCCATTTTCAAGCTCACCCCCAACCTGCAGCTCGACCTCGGCACTCACCTGGCCCTGAGCCGCCTCAGCGACCACGAGTACTTCGTGGGCTTCACCTTCCGTCGCTAA